The genomic stretch GTTGCCAAACTGGATGTGACGGCCAGCAAAGATCCCACGCTTGGCGCGTTCCATTACGACCTTGCTGTTGGGGATGAGCTTCTTCATAGACTCCAGCACTTCAGGAGCCATTTTGTCTCCTACCTTGCGTGCAACCTTGTTATATATCTCTCTTGATCTGAAGGCCATGATTGCCCTGGAAGAGAAAGAGGAGGCAAACGTGATAAGGGAAGGATTTAGTAATTTTGGATCAAATGTTGTAGGATGGCACATAAGGTAGCTGCTGACAATATGTACGCTTGTGAACTAATGGCGTGAGAGAATCCTGATCATAATGCACATAGGGCTTCAGATAGATACTAGATAATTTCTTAGAAAGTCTTGATATTGGAAGAACAGCTTAGTAAAGGTTGTCTATCAAGGTTCAAGTGAACCGACCCAGCTGGCTGAACAACCGCTGCATAATAGTGTATACAAACTAATTCAGGAAAAAAGCGAATTTGCTAAAAAATTGATCCAACATACTAAAAATTCAGTAAAGTGGACGAAATTCTGAAAGTTCAGAGGGAAATCAAGAATATGGTAGGCATCAGAATGAATATAGAACAGCACGGAAAGTGAAAAATGCTAAAAGATTGAGTGACTGTTTAACATACAAAATTTCAAACTAGTGCTTGAAAGTGTTAATAACCTCAACATGAAGACAAGCTTGAAAAAGTCGTTCCCTCGAAATTTGAGTTTGGTCGCATTGGGTGACAACCCCATAGATCAAATCTGACACTATGTCAcactctaaccctaattccattacGTCACCTAAACAGCAATGCAAAATGGTTTGCCCGAGGAACATTGCAGCATTAAGGTGCATCCACAACACTAGATAAAATTGAGGCCTGGAGGAAAGCGGACGTTTAGAGAGATGATTTACCTGAGGACAGTTCAAACAACAAACTCCGTAGGAAGAGCGGATGGCTAAGGGGCGGCTTCGGCGTTGGGAAATCGGAGGTAGTCTTGAGGCCAGGAGGCGCAGCGGCGATGACGGGAGAAAGGGAACAAAGCAGCTAGCGCGGCAGCGGCGAGGTCCGGCGGCGCCGCGGTGGTGGGTGCGGATGCGAATGAGAAGGATcggagagagagggagggaggggATTATTAGGGCTTTTAATTGAACCGGCCTGGGAATTTCAATTGAACCGGACTTTTGGGGCCAAAGAATACTATACAGAATATTTAAGACCAAAATGAATTTTTCTCGTGCTTTTTTTCGAAGCAGTAGGAGCCCTAATCCTTTTCCCATCGCTCGCCCCAATTCCGCTCCCTTTTTTTCTCCGTGATCTCGAATTCTCGCAGATCACATTTCTGTCGAGAGGATTTTGATGGCGACGGAATCGTCTTCGACTTCGAGCTCCAACCCTGCGTCGTCGTCCCAATTCTCCTATCCAGGAACCACCTATTTCCCACTCCCGTTCCATCTCCAGAACGCCGGCCCTGCGGCTCAGCAGCCTTACGCGCCCTCGCCCCAGATTCCCACCGTGGCACCTGCGTTCCCTGTTCCGACCCCGGTTGTTACCGGAATGTATTCGCTTCCTCAATATCAGCAGGTTCGACTATCTTGGTTGCTTTTTCTTTTTTAGGTTTGAATTCGATTCCTTTTCGTGGAGCAATATGAGTTTGGGAGTTTCTTTCTGAAATCCGCTTGAGGAGGCGATCAACCTCCAATATGCTATGATGTGATGTAGAAGCTAAGGCAGAAGCTGTGAACTCCATTACGGCTTACAGCTTAGGATTCTTAAGTGGCTGCCTTTACTAGACCAGTGTTAGGTAACAAAGAAGGATGCTCACTGATGTATCCGTCTTGTGCTCGTCGGTGCAACTGATTCATGTATGTTTCCTTGCTCTTTGGGAACAAAACAGTGATAATGAGAGCTGCGAGCCTTCCATCCTTAAGATATGTTTATGTACCTCAGTTGAATAGCTGGAGTTGCAATTTCTCCAAGCTTTTTTTCTCTATTTACAAGATAATAAGACGTGGTAGGACTAGTAATCTACTGAATCACAAGAGTATCCTTGTTTGTTTTTTCATCAAATTGGTATTcagtttttataaaattattttcactTGAGCGGAACTGACTCATTCAGTATTACAATGTGAGATCCATCCCAGCTTTAAGGATATCGAATTTCCAACGTTTGTTCGGTGTTCCAAGGTGTCAATGACATTTGTTTCAATCCAGGGGCTTAATAAAAAAGTTAAACCCTTCTAGATTGGAACCAAATGTCTCAATTATTAATGCAAGTTGATCTTCCATTCACTTATCACCTCATTTTGACAGCCAACAGGGATATGCAAGGTTCTGATATGTAGAAAGTGAACAAACCCCTAGCAGATAGTTGAATTGTTTTAAAACCATTCAATTTTGTTGAAGCcataaaagtagaaaaaaaacaaaagggtTCTTTTGGTAAAACACAAACAAGGGCATAGTTATTTAAGGCATGAGGCATCCAAAAGCGCATAGGTGTTGTGCGGCCTAAGGCGCTATGCGCAAGGTCAAGGTGAGGCGCACGCCATACCGAAGTAAGGCTTTGggtataaatttttacaatttaaaCATATATAGAGAATTTCTATcaaaatatttcactaacaaatTATAGTCCATGAAATAttaaacaataatataaatataaaatttactaaCAAATAAATATGTTATAcgcataattcaaattaatatatatatatatatatatattaaattattgaaataattttattagggtttcatTAATCCTATTTAAATTATCCCTACTATATCTAggagttgattgaaattattaacttaaattttatttaattaaaccaTAATTTACTTCCTGTTACGCGTGCCTGTGACCGCGGGGCTCACGCGGCTTGTCCATTGTAGTCGTGGGGCTTGTACAATGCATCTGCCACGACCGCAGGGCTCATGCGACGCCTCCATGGCTATCGCGAGGGTTgggctttaaaaaaaaatcaggctTCAATGAGAAAAATTGTGCCTTACGTGTGACTGTCACCTCTCAAAGGTGCACGCTTAAGCGTGCTTCTTTCAAGCAGTGCGCCAGGGTCATTGCCAAGGCGCAAATGGCATGTCTGGCTATGCCTTGCGCCTAAGCGCACGCCTTTCACAAGTATGAACAAGGGTGTTGATTTGAAGCTCTAAAAATATACAGGGCCCTGATGAtaaatttcatgaactccttatGTTTTATTTCCTAGATACCCACTGATGATGAGCCATGACGGTTTATATAAACTTCCGTTTAGCTCAAGCCTCAACGAGCATAAAATGTTCACAAATggctttgtaaatcttttaccaTTTTGATGATCCATCTATGTCTTGGATGATATCATCATTGTCATTCTCCCAATTATTTAAGGTTGGCTACATGAATTTTATTCCTTCATTGAGCATTAAATTAAGATTCATGCTCACAGGTTTAGACAATTTTAATGTTGGTTGTCCAGGTCTAACCCAACACTTTTTTTCACCCATGCTTGTTATgatctcaaagcataatataaGTTTGCTTATCATGATCATAGGGGCAATGATGGTCATGTACGACAGTACGAGTGAAATTTttttggtgttctgctttgatcGTTTAGATTTGTTGCTTCTGGTAATTATGGTGAATGTAGAATGATTGTCATAGATCTTTTACTCTCATTGTTCTTCAATTTTTATAAAACTAACCTCTTCATTAATACAGGCACAACAACTTTTCCAGCGAGATGCACAAACCATTACACCAGAGGCACTAGAGAGTGTGAAAGCAGCATTAGCGAGTAGTGAGGTTGAGCATAAATCAGAGACAAAAAAGAAAGCAATACCACGAAAAGCGGCTGGTCAGAGATGGGAGGATCCAACTTTAACAGATTGGCCTGAAAGTATGTTTGCGAACCAAATCTTTTTAGTCCTGATACTTGCTTTTTTACATGTGCCCTCAATTTACATTGACTTGATCAAATTTTCATATGTTATTTACTGGACATATTAACATCATATTTATTCTCCTTCACCATTTTAACTACCTGACCCTCTAATTATCTTGAACCAAAAATTTTAGTGTCATTAGTTGAGTGTTTCTATGCGTGCGTGTATGATGTGGGTATGTGTGGTGTTTGCATGTGCGTGAATGTAGAtatgttgtgtgtgtgtgtgggcgCGCGCGCGCACGCGCGCGAGTAATAAATAGGTGTTGTTAAATTCAACTTTTTGGTTATTGGCTGTCTGCACCTAATTCATGGCTATACAGATTTTGGTGTACTTTATTTTTGACGTTAGAGTGCTGCTGTGCCATGAAATAATGTCTCTAATTCCTTGAAATGGGAAGTATTTGAaccatctaattttcaaaatgcaTTAAGTTTTTTGTTTTGACAAACAGATTTAATTAGAAGACAATGAGGTTGAGAGACATGATTCCATGAAATAATGTCTCTAATTCCTTGAAATGGGAAGTATTTGAaccatctaattttcaaaatgcaTTAAGTTTTTTGTTTTGACAAACAGATTTAATTAGAAGACAATGAGGTTGAGAGACATGATTTTTTTTCTGTGTTGTACTTTAAGGTTAATTACAAAGATATATTCATATTTCGGAGGAGTACATTTTTTTGGGTTATAGCATCTCTTACACATTATCTTGATCACTCTATCAAATTCATTTGATGGTAAGCTTACTGGAAGATAATTTACTGAATATGTTTGAAAGTGGGTGAACTTAAGTTAACTGTTGTGCATTTGTAGTTTGTGTACGTAGATGAAACATTTACAAGTTACCGTATGCAAATCTGTAAAAGCTACAACATGTTATACGCCCCATAGACTtgtcagaaaaaaaaaaactgatggGGTCATCATTACCACTTTTGCTATTTGATGCTACTCTTTAAAATATTGCTATCTTATATCCTCATATTCATTAGAAATACTGTGGTCTCCATTTTATGAAAGAACTGAACTTCTCTAATGCTTATTGCATGCAGATGATTTTCGTTTATTTTGTGGAGATCTTGGTAACGAAGTCAACGATGATGTTCTTTCAAAAGCATTTTCACGATTTCCCACCTTCAACATGGCGAGAGTGAGTTTTTACTCAGTGAAGTATATTATGTGCTTGTTTAGTGCATTGATAGtataaaatacttagctaaataatATGTATAATTTTATAAAAGACAAAATGACACTATTAAGTTGGAAGAGTTATATTAACTTATAATaattagtgtttttttttttttgcttattgTAGTTCTAtctctttttttcattttttttttcctttttgaaactGTTCTGTTTTCTGTTTCCTAGATgtccaatatttttttttagttggtAGGTTTTGGTACTCATTTCGATTTTACTTCAAAACGTAGTCAACACTTAATCAAAAAATAGATTCAATTAATGAACCACAGTAGCCTGATTCAAATTAATATGGATTCATATTGTATGGCCGAGATTGATTGGAAGTTTTCTTCAGGTAATCAGGGACAAGAGGACTGGTAAAACCAAGGGCTATGGATTTGTGAGCTTTTCCAACCCATCAGACCTTGCTGCAGCACTCAAGGAAATGAATGGTATGTATTCTCTCTACTACTTCAAATGGCATTTTGTGCGAAATCAAGTTTGGTTCATCTGTAGTGTCTTCTCTTCCTCTCACAGGTAAATATGTCGGAAACCGCCCTATCAAGCTGCGTAAGAGTACATGGAAGGAGAGGACAGATGTTGGCGCTCTTGGAAGGCAAAAGGTATTGTATGTTATTTATCTTTCAGCCTTTCCTCATTTTAACCAACTTTCATTTGTCATATCTAGAATCACATTCAAAAGAAACCAAAGCTGTCAAAGAAAGGTGTTCTTCACAAATGAGCTTCAGAAACTTAACCATTGAATGTAGACCTATCGTCTAGTATGTTAGATTGTTAATTTTTCTTGTTGTCCCCTCTTCAGCATGTTGCACTAACATGGTCGGCATGTTCCTGAAAGGAATCAATTGATTGTGCATCATGTGGTCGAATATGTAATAGCTGTATATGGTGGATGTTCTGCTGACCATCATGTTACGCTCATGCAGTCAATCACAAGTCAAACAACATCATATGGTGGAAAAGCATTTGATTATGAAATTGAatttagaaatgccaatttataTGAAATTGTTACTCCTTTGTTatctttcattgttctttttttaACAACATTGCAAAGACAACCTCTAAGGAATATATATTTCAAAAAGGTTTTATAGGATTTAACATGCTTAGCGAGTCAAATTGAGTGGGTTGATATATTTAAGTAGATGGGTTCTGAGTGGAGTGAGCCAAATGAGGTGAGTTGGGCATGTTGAGTGAGCTGAGTTGATAAGACTCTCTTTAGCTACTCATTCAATATAGagtgttaaataattttgaagaaaatcatctttcattttattatgaaagtTGTCTTCACATGCTTTATTATTGAAAATGCTACAATGAGGTGTTACCATCATGAGATCTGGGGtttgaatctcgacaaagtcgaggtaaatgtcttttttatgtgctagtcattattccaaagattagtagtcgcccgtgatttatctccttcgtgttggccctgggacgggttggtggGGTGCTGGGGGTGAGCGTATTTGCCTTTTGCTACCATTATTGAAAATGCTGGCTCAATAGTGACTGTAGAAATAAGTAATAGCAAGACAAGATGAATCGATCTAGTCATCATGATGTAAACTTTTGACTGTTGACTTTTAGTCCATCGTTGACACAACTAAACAAGTGTTGGAACCTTTAGATTTTGCATCACATCAAGTTTATAACGTACCAATTCATACTCTAAATCAATGATGTCTTGACTTGTGAAATCTTCAAGATAAAATTTCTTTGTAAGTTTGTAAATATCATCATTGTTAATTGAGTCAAATGAATTTTTAGGATCTAAAGTTGTATTAAGAGAAAGTTCCACTAATAACTCATTGAACTAAGTATTTAACTCCATCAAAAGGAAATCTATTGCTATATTAAAACATCAAAATGGTAATGATACTCAACTATAGTTTGCTGAAAAGAATGACCAATCTTATATAGACAATTAAGATCAAACATATTTATTTCATTTCTCGAACAAAAAACTCACTTTACAAGGAAATTCTTTAAACAAGTTTATGAAGAAATTCTTTTAACCCGCATTCAGTTTTTGAAGAATAGCAGTcaaaatgtcttgacattttttttttgaagaatttGATAAAGACTATCTATTGttcttataattttatatattaagtACAGAATGAACACAAATTCAAAACTTGTCATGTTTCTGTAAATTTCCCGAACTTCAGTCTTAGCTCTTCCCTTTGGAGAATAATCACTAAAAACTTCAAAAACTTTGCAATTTACAGCGTGCATACCTATCAAACTTTTTACTGAGTCATAGTGAGAATTCCAACAAGTAGATTGACCCCATTTTTAGAATCACGTTCTCCAATTGTCAACATATGTtcaatttcatttctttgtttagtATACAACTCAGTAATGCACTTTGTAGAAGAAGTGACAATattgtccaaataagaaaagaATTCTCAAATAACACTGACATTCTTGGTTGCAAAAACTAATATTCGATGGTAAAACAATAGATATAATATGCATAAGGACaatctctgataagtaattcctaaagttCATTTCATGCGCTACGCATATTAGCACTATCATATCCTTGGCTTTTGATTTTCTTAACTTGTAACCAAGAGCAGAGATTGGCACTATCATATTTGATTTTCATATGCGCATGGAATGAACTTTTGATTGGCACTAATAGCATAGGAGCAGTTAGTCAATTTTACTTGGTGGTATAAATAaaaagtttatttgtttattgttgttaacTGTTGTttaatttgtataattttataGCATCATGATCATGTGATAATCGGTGGGCGCTCTGGTTGACGCCACGAATAGCTAATTTTATGGACTGTGACATCCATAATAACTTACAAAGTGAAGCCGCCTGCGTGGCGTGCTGAATTAGTGTTCATAATTTACAGTACTGCAACTCTCAATATTTTTTGCTCTCTTCAGTCGTGTTCTTGGATTTGGATCCAGCAAATCTTTTTGTTTGAGATCGATCGGTATAATTATAAATATACTGACACTGATGCCTGCTCCAATATCACTCGCCACTACTGCCTAAACCCAAGCAGCAAAATTCACATGTAGCTTGGAATTTAGTAGATAGGTCTCCGGTCTTCATTTAAATTTACAGGCAAGCATGCTTATCTAGCTTCTTGATTTCCATATTGTCATTGTTCGCCTCTGAATTGATTTCTTTATCGATCCTATCTGTCATCTCTTAGTCGAGCAATGCCAATCGTAGACTCATTGGCACATAGATTTAATTGTCTTTCGACCATCTCAGTATATATACAAAGATATATTGGCCACAAGTGAACTGTCCTCTTCAAAAGATGGTTATGCGTATGCTACTGCATCTCACTTGTTCTTTGTCATCTTTTGAAATTATCATCACCGCATTTAATTTTTCTGTCAAAATTTTGTCTTGTTTGTTTGATCAACGTAATTAATGTGCCTACCCCACCTCATTACTACTTTTTTCCTTCGCCACAATGAGCTAGTAGCACTTTCCTTCAGGGATTCCGAGCGTTTATCTTAAAATTAGAAAGAATTCAATGTGTGTTGAAATGGCAATTTCATTTGCAAGTTGTGTGTTAAATTTGTTtcgataaataaaataatataaattttatgatacCTTGTTATGATTTTGATATGGCGAATAATGTAGGGCCGGGCCTCGGGAGTTGGGGTCGAAGTTAAGAAAGTGGGACAAGCCAACCAACTGACTCCGAGTGGATGAATATTTTTATCCGATTATACGCCTCATTCAATCGGATCTCGAGTCCTCTTGGTTGGATGGGAGCCCAAGTCTCCCTTGTTTGATCGGACCCTCTGGACATATTACTCGACCGGACTCCTTGTCCTAATTGGAAGCCAAGTTCTCTTGATCCGATCAGATCTTCTAGACACACTACTTGACCGAGTTCTTTGTTTGACCGGAGGCTGAGTCATTAAAATACCTAACCTTCGATAGCCGAGCCGACCCGTTCAAAAGTGATGTCTGATTGAACAGCAAATATGACTCATCCAACTTATTGTTGAAGTGTTACAATTAATAACTCCTTAGCTCAATGACTTGATATTCACTTTTATCGTTCTTCATACGATGGAAGTTTCTACCTTTGCAAACGCAGAGGTAGCGGACATAATTCAAGAAAGACCATGGTGTCGGATTAGTTGGACATATTTCAGAAATATATTGATATTCGTGCAGAGAAAAAAATATCACTATATAAAGGGTCTCCACCTATGGGCACAGTTAAGCTGGGCTATCAAAATTCACTTTTCACCTCCACTGTTCTTCATTCATTTCCTCGATTTCTTATTTGATGAGAGTTAGAGTGTCTGCCCCAAAGAACCCTCCCTGGGTCAGTCGCTGATGTTTTTTCCATTGTCATTCTTCTTTGATACACATTACACATGCTCGTTCGCAGCGCTAGACTTTTTTGGCTCGGAGTCTTCTCGCAGTCAACCTTAAAACCATCATGTCCAGCATACTACCTTTTTCAATTTAGGTTGGATCAATTTTTATTATTGGATCAAATTAATTATTGATAAGTTTTTTTTGGATGTGTTATATTGAAGTGGACTAGTGGAGTACTGCAAATCCATTTGCTCTTAGTCTGTCTAATGCGTATCACTTGATTATATAAGGCGGATAATTtaacataaatttatataaaagtagatttttttttttatattttgaatcgtcaatattttaatttatttatcatcaAAATGGTATTTTATCAATTcttattttggtttttttttaaatattttaaatttggacgtaattataatataaaaattgATTTAAATATAGTTATAGCAACCAAACTGTTTACAGCTGTTATAATTATAGATAAATATAGTAAGGTATTAGAAATGAAATATTTATATTGTAGTAATTaagatttataattattataaaacAATATAAATCTATGCTGATTAgggataaaaatatttatattgtaaTAGTTAAGTTGTTATAATAATGTcaaaaataaagatattttttaaaataaaaatagcatGCTCTAGGAAGGATTCgtgtcattttaattttttatccatTTATAATTATATAGTACATAGTAGATTTATAATCATCACAGGTATATTATAGCTAGAggattttttttgcttttttcacTTTACCTCTATAGATTTGAAGAAATATTTCATTTTGTTCCATACAGTAAGCTTtgttagatttgaaaataaaataaactacAAGGTGTGAAATGAAATTTTTGTAAAACTCTATCTATCCAGCGATCGTCGCACTTCTCAGTTCTCTGCAATGGCCGAcgaagctcctcttcttcttcgctA from Zingiber officinale cultivar Zhangliang chromosome 5B, Zo_v1.1, whole genome shotgun sequence encodes the following:
- the LOC121986410 gene encoding RNA-binding protein 42-like, coding for MATESSSTSSSNPASSSQFSYPGTTYFPLPFHLQNAGPAAQQPYAPSPQIPTVAPAFPVPTPVVTGMYSLPQYQQAQQLFQRDAQTITPEALESVKAALASSEVEHKSETKKKAIPRKAAGQRWEDPTLTDWPENDFRLFCGDLGNEVNDDVLSKAFSRFPTFNMARVIRDKRTGKTKGYGFVSFSNPSDLAAALKEMNGKYVGNRPIKLRKSTWKERTDVGALGRQKNHIQKKPKLSKKGVLHK